The following are encoded together in the Streptomyces sp. NBC_00358 genome:
- a CDS encoding helix-turn-helix domain-containing protein, translated as MSHDSTAAPEAAARKLSGRRRKEIVAVLLFSGGPIFESSIPLSVFGIDRQDAGVPRYRLLVCAGEEGPLRTTGGLELTAPHGLEAISRAGTVVVPAWRSITSPPPEEALDALRRAHEEGARIVGLCTGAFVLAAAGLLDGRPATTHWMYAPTLAKRYPSVHVDPRELFVDDGDVLTSAGTAAGIDLCLHIVRTDHGNEAAGALARRLVVPPRRSGGQERYLDRSLPEEIGADPLAEVVAWALEHLHEQFDVETLAARAYMSRRTFDRRFRSLTGSAPLQWLITQRVLQAQRLLETSDYSVDEVAGRCGFRSPVALRGHFRRQLGSSPAAYRAAYRARRPQTDRSSDPDGPTGPLGPPASLHQEHSGPVPMQTRRTATAGALGAAAALSAEAMRERPELYAAGRPSLPGQRSAP; from the coding sequence ATGAGCCACGACTCCACTGCCGCGCCGGAAGCCGCGGCCCGGAAGCTGTCCGGGCGACGCCGCAAGGAGATCGTCGCGGTGCTGCTGTTCAGCGGCGGCCCCATTTTCGAGAGTTCCATACCGCTGTCGGTGTTCGGGATTGACCGCCAGGACGCCGGCGTGCCGCGCTACCGCCTTTTGGTGTGTGCCGGCGAGGAAGGCCCGCTGCGGACCACAGGGGGCCTGGAACTCACCGCACCACATGGCCTGGAAGCGATCTCCAGGGCAGGCACGGTCGTCGTGCCCGCCTGGCGGTCGATCACCTCGCCACCACCGGAGGAGGCGCTCGACGCACTGCGCCGTGCTCATGAGGAAGGCGCCCGCATAGTCGGGCTGTGCACCGGCGCCTTCGTGCTCGCCGCGGCCGGCTTACTGGACGGCCGTCCGGCGACGACCCACTGGATGTACGCCCCGACCCTGGCCAAGCGCTATCCGTCGGTGCACGTCGATCCCCGCGAGCTCTTCGTGGACGACGGCGACGTGCTGACATCGGCGGGGACGGCGGCCGGAATCGACCTCTGTCTCCACATCGTGCGGACGGACCACGGCAACGAGGCGGCGGGCGCGCTGGCCCGGCGTCTGGTGGTCCCACCACGGCGCAGCGGCGGCCAGGAGCGCTACCTCGACCGGTCGCTGCCGGAGGAGATCGGCGCCGACCCGCTCGCCGAGGTCGTCGCCTGGGCGCTGGAGCATCTCCATGAGCAGTTCGACGTCGAGACGCTGGCGGCTCGCGCCTACATGAGCCGCCGCACCTTCGACCGCCGGTTCCGCTCGCTCACCGGAAGCGCTCCGCTGCAGTGGCTGATCACTCAGCGCGTCCTGCAGGCGCAGCGTCTCCTGGAGACCTCCGACTACTCGGTCGACGAGGTCGCGGGCCGCTGCGGCTTCCGTTCGCCGGTCGCGCTGCGGGGTCACTTCCGGCGGCAGCTGGGTTCGTCCCCGGCCGCGTACCGGGCGGCGTACCGCGCACGCAGGCCGCAGACCGACCGCTCCAGCGATCCGGACGGCCCGACGGGCCCGCTCGGACCACCGGCGTCACTGCACCAGGAGCATTCGGGCCCGGTCCCGATGCAGACCCGGCGCACCGCGACGGCCGGCGCCCTGGGCGCCGCCGCGGCTCTGTCCGCGGAGGCGAT
- a CDS encoding universal stress protein, with amino-acid sequence MAGHEFFDPADRKRPLADPTAAEPLAAEELRHSCDPAFKHGVVVGFDGSTSSERALAYAIGMAHRSGSGLIIVHVANRLPTTVWAGCEPPVFVDVPDHRTEVLGLELACAEYLSEVPWILVERGGDICHELEEVGREYEADAIVVGSTHGIVGRIFGSVAGRLAKRAKRPVIVIP; translated from the coding sequence ATGGCCGGTCACGAATTCTTCGATCCCGCGGACCGCAAGCGCCCGCTCGCCGATCCCACGGCGGCCGAGCCCCTGGCGGCGGAAGAACTCCGCCACTCCTGCGATCCCGCCTTCAAGCACGGCGTCGTCGTCGGTTTCGACGGTTCGACGTCCAGCGAGCGTGCCCTCGCCTACGCGATCGGGATGGCCCACCGCTCGGGCTCCGGCCTGATCATCGTCCATGTGGCCAACCGGCTGCCCACCACGGTGTGGGCGGGCTGCGAGCCACCGGTCTTCGTCGATGTTCCCGACCACCGCACCGAGGTGCTGGGGCTGGAGCTCGCCTGCGCGGAATACCTCTCCGAGGTGCCCTGGATCCTGGTCGAGCGCGGCGGTGACATCTGCCACGAACTCGAAGAGGTGGGCCGGGAGTACGAGGCGGACGCGATCGTCGTCGGCTCCACGCACGGCATCGTCGGGCGCATCTTCGGCTCGGTCGCGGGACGGCTCGCCAAGCGCGCCAAGCGTCCTGTCATCGTCATTCCGTAA
- a CDS encoding GPR1/FUN34/YaaH family transporter, producing the protein MDNDVSAGSTTTIVGRLALGVTLLAFGLGYTDLIDGVTAADAVSLAHYVGGVALFVAGLLAFRDRDAGNGTAFTGLGALWFTWAVSAGGQVSDNAAGLFLLLFALVVLSLTLAGGDVLGQGTYGLFFVSLLLLAVGRFADNADLAKAGGWFAVAAGAVAWYAATAALAHWPTALPRRAAGRGVTATG; encoded by the coding sequence GTGGACAATGACGTCTCTGCGGGAAGCACCACCACCATCGTCGGCAGACTCGCGCTCGGTGTCACCCTGCTGGCCTTCGGCCTCGGGTACACCGACCTGATCGACGGAGTGACGGCGGCCGACGCCGTGTCACTGGCCCACTACGTAGGCGGCGTTGCGCTCTTCGTCGCCGGACTGCTCGCGTTCCGCGACCGTGACGCCGGGAACGGCACGGCCTTCACGGGACTCGGTGCCCTCTGGTTCACCTGGGCCGTCTCGGCCGGTGGCCAGGTCTCCGACAACGCGGCGGGACTCTTCCTGCTGCTGTTCGCACTCGTCGTGCTGTCGCTCACCCTCGCGGGCGGCGACGTGCTCGGCCAGGGCACCTACGGACTGTTCTTCGTCTCCCTGCTGCTTCTCGCCGTCGGCCGCTTCGCCGACAACGCCGACCTGGCCAAGGCCGGCGGCTGGTTCGCCGTCGCGGCTGGCGCCGTCGCCTGGTACGCGGCTACCGCGGCCCTCGCCCACTGGCCCACGGCCCTTCCGCGACGCGCCGCCGGCCGGGGGGTGACGGCCACCGGCTGA
- the glmS gene encoding glutamine--fructose-6-phosphate transaminase (isomerizing) — protein sequence MCGIVGYIGRRDVTPLLLEGLQRLEYRGYDSAGIVVTSPKSAGLKMVKAKGRVRDLEAKVPKRFAGTTGIAHTRWATHGAPSDVNAHPHMSGDNKVAVVHNGIIDNASDLRKKLEADGVEFLSETDTEVLTHLVARSQQEKLEDKVREAVRVIEGTYGIAVMHADFPDRIVVARNGSPVVLGIGEKEMFVASDIAALVTHTRQIVTLDDGEMATLKADDFRTYTTEGTRTTSEPTTVEWEAASYDMGGHDTYMHKEIHEQVEAVDRVLRGRIDDRFSTVHLGGLNLDAREARAVRRVKILGCGTSYHAGMIGAQMIEELARIPADAEPASEFRYRNAVVDPDTLYIAVSQSGETYDVLAAVQELKRKGARVLGVVNVVGSAIAREADGGMYVHAGPEVCVVSTKCFTNTTVAFALLALHLGRTRDLSVRDGKRIIEGLRKLPAQIAEILEQEEEIKKLAEQYAEARSMLFIGRVRGYPVAREASLKLKEVSYIHAEAYPASELKHGPLALIEPALPTVAIVPDDDLLEKNRAALEEIKARSGQILAVAHRHQEKADQTILVPKNEDELDPILMGIPLQLLAYHTALALGRDIDKPRNLAKSVTVE from the coding sequence ATGTGCGGAATCGTCGGATACATCGGCAGGCGTGATGTGACCCCGCTGCTCCTCGAAGGCCTTCAGCGCCTGGAGTACCGCGGCTACGACTCGGCGGGCATAGTCGTGACCTCGCCCAAGTCGGCCGGCCTGAAGATGGTCAAGGCGAAGGGCCGCGTCCGCGACCTGGAGGCGAAGGTCCCCAAGCGGTTCGCCGGCACCACGGGTATCGCCCACACCCGCTGGGCCACGCACGGCGCCCCCTCCGACGTGAACGCGCACCCCCACATGTCCGGCGACAACAAGGTCGCCGTCGTTCACAACGGCATCATCGACAACGCCTCCGACCTGCGCAAGAAGCTTGAGGCGGACGGCGTCGAGTTCCTCTCCGAGACCGACACCGAGGTCCTCACCCACCTGGTCGCCCGCTCCCAGCAGGAGAAGCTGGAGGACAAGGTCCGCGAGGCGGTGCGTGTCATAGAGGGCACCTACGGCATCGCGGTGATGCACGCCGACTTCCCCGACCGCATCGTGGTGGCGCGCAACGGCTCCCCCGTCGTGCTCGGCATCGGCGAGAAGGAGATGTTCGTCGCCTCGGACATCGCCGCGCTGGTCACCCACACCCGCCAGATAGTCACGCTGGACGACGGGGAGATGGCCACGCTCAAGGCCGACGACTTCCGGACGTACACCACCGAGGGCACCCGTACGACGTCCGAGCCGACCACCGTGGAGTGGGAGGCCGCGTCGTACGACATGGGCGGCCACGACACGTACATGCACAAGGAGATCCACGAGCAGGTCGAGGCCGTGGACCGTGTGCTGCGCGGCCGTATCGACGACCGGTTCTCGACGGTCCACCTCGGTGGCCTGAACCTGGACGCCCGCGAGGCCCGCGCGGTGCGCCGCGTGAAGATCCTCGGCTGCGGCACCTCGTACCACGCGGGCATGATCGGCGCCCAGATGATCGAGGAGCTGGCCCGTATCCCCGCGGACGCCGAGCCGGCCTCCGAGTTCCGCTACCGCAACGCGGTCGTCGACCCCGACACCCTGTACATCGCGGTCTCCCAGTCCGGTGAGACCTACGACGTGCTGGCCGCCGTCCAGGAGCTGAAGCGCAAGGGCGCCCGGGTGCTCGGCGTGGTCAACGTGGTCGGTTCGGCGATCGCCCGCGAGGCGGACGGCGGCATGTACGTGCACGCGGGCCCCGAGGTCTGCGTCGTCTCGACGAAGTGCTTCACCAACACCACCGTCGCCTTCGCGCTGCTCGCCCTGCACCTCGGCCGCACGCGTGACCTCTCGGTCCGTGACGGCAAGCGGATCATCGAGGGCCTGCGCAAGCTGCCCGCGCAGATCGCCGAGATCCTGGAGCAGGAGGAGGAGATCAAGAAGCTGGCCGAGCAGTACGCCGAGGCCCGCTCGATGCTCTTCATCGGCCGCGTCCGGGGCTACCCGGTGGCTCGCGAGGCCTCGCTGAAGCTCAAGGAGGTCTCGTACATCCACGCCGAGGCCTACCCGGCCTCCGAGCTCAAGCACGGTCCGCTGGCGCTCATCGAGCCCGCGCTGCCCACCGTGGCGATCGTCCCCGACGACGACCTGCTGGAGAAGAACCGCGCCGCGCTGGAGGAGATCAAGGCCCGCAGCGGCCAGATCCTCGCCGTGGCGCACCGCCACCAGGAGAAGGCCGACCAGACGATCCTCGTCCCGAAGAACGAGGACGAGCTGGACCCGATCCTGATGGGCATCCCGCTCCAACTCCTCGCCTACCACACGGCGTTGGCGCTCGGCCGGGACATCGACAAGCCGCGCAACCTGGCCAAGTCGGTCACCGTCGAATAG
- a CDS encoding purple acid phosphatase family protein — translation MGVPEQLAEKMTMAEQHEYLRARFSRRNMIRGGAVTLGAVAGGAFVPGTAQAAVPTRRTAAPASTEKVDGALVAPFGRHLAFGNDPRTEMTVSWQVPTAVTKPYIRIGAHPWDLSRKIEAEVRTLYTPAGVGASGDHTQYYLHARLTHLRPGRTYYYGVGHAGFDPAAPHLLGTLGTFTTAPDRAEPFTFTAFGDEGVGYHGLANDALLLAQNPAFHLHAGDIAYADPSGAGKKEDTGFDSRIWDQFLAQTETVAKQVPWMPAYGNHDMEAWYSPNGYGGEEARWTLPDNGPDKANLPGVYSFVHGNTAIISLDANDISFEIPANLGISGGTQTKWLEAQLKKYRAARDIDFVVVFFHHCAYCTSTAHASEGGVRQEWVPLFEKYTVDLVINGHNHQYERTDVIKANAVTRKLPIGGTAYTETDGVVYVTAGAAGRSLYAFTAPESYEGKENEVESVASFVNLKDGKQNETVTWSRVRYLNYSFLRVDVTPAAKGRLATLKVRGIAETGAEVDHFTIARRAK, via the coding sequence ATGGGCGTACCCGAGCAGCTCGCCGAGAAGATGACCATGGCCGAGCAGCACGAGTACCTTCGCGCCAGATTCTCGCGGCGCAACATGATCAGAGGCGGCGCCGTGACCCTCGGTGCCGTCGCCGGCGGCGCCTTCGTACCCGGCACCGCACAGGCCGCCGTCCCGACGCGGCGGACGGCCGCCCCGGCCTCGACGGAGAAGGTGGACGGCGCCCTCGTCGCCCCCTTCGGCCGCCACCTCGCCTTCGGCAACGACCCCCGCACCGAGATGACCGTCTCCTGGCAGGTGCCGACCGCGGTCACCAAGCCCTACATCCGCATCGGCGCCCACCCCTGGGACCTCTCGCGGAAGATCGAGGCCGAGGTGCGCACCCTCTACACCCCGGCCGGCGTAGGGGCGAGCGGCGACCACACCCAGTACTACCTCCACGCCAGGCTCACCCACCTGCGCCCCGGCAGGACCTACTACTACGGTGTCGGCCACGCCGGTTTCGACCCGGCCGCGCCCCACCTCCTCGGCACCCTCGGCACCTTCACCACCGCGCCCGACCGCGCCGAGCCCTTCACCTTCACCGCCTTCGGCGACGAGGGCGTCGGCTACCACGGCCTCGCCAACGACGCCCTGCTGCTCGCCCAGAACCCGGCCTTCCACCTGCACGCGGGCGACATCGCGTACGCGGACCCGTCCGGCGCGGGCAAGAAGGAGGACACCGGCTTCGACTCGCGCATCTGGGACCAGTTCCTCGCCCAGACCGAGACGGTCGCCAAGCAGGTGCCGTGGATGCCGGCGTACGGCAACCACGACATGGAGGCCTGGTACTCGCCCAACGGCTACGGCGGCGAGGAGGCCCGCTGGACACTGCCCGACAACGGCCCCGACAAGGCCAACCTGCCCGGCGTCTACTCCTTCGTCCACGGCAACACGGCGATCATCTCGCTGGACGCCAACGACATCTCCTTCGAGATCCCGGCCAACCTCGGCATCTCGGGCGGCACGCAGACCAAGTGGCTGGAGGCGCAGCTCAAGAAGTACCGGGCCGCGCGGGACATCGACTTCGTCGTGGTCTTCTTCCACCACTGCGCGTACTGCACCTCCACGGCGCACGCCTCGGAGGGGGGCGTGCGACAGGAGTGGGTGCCGCTGTTCGAGAAGTACACCGTCGACCTGGTGATCAACGGCCACAACCACCAGTACGAGCGCACGGACGTGATCAAGGCGAACGCGGTCACCAGGAAGCTGCCGATCGGCGGCACGGCGTACACGGAGACCGACGGTGTCGTGTACGTGACGGCGGGCGCGGCCGGCCGCAGCCTGTACGCGTTCACCGCCCCGGAGTCCTACGAGGGCAAGGAGAACGAGGTCGAGTCCGTCGCCTCCTTCGTCAACCTCAAGGACGGCAAGCAGAACGAGACGGTCACCTGGTCGCGCGTGCGCTACCTGAACTACTCGTTCCTGCGCGTCGACGTCACCCCGGCCGCGAAGGGCCGGCTGGCCACCCTGAAGGTCCGCGGCATCGCGGAGACCGGCGCGGAGGTCGACCACTTCACGATCGCCCGCCGGGCCAAGTAG
- a CDS encoding DUF4429 domain-containing protein has translation MAEIIQRDGTWIFEGDALRLTPGRDKNVGLLRRALGELTVPLGALAGVSLEQGRKAGRLRLRLRDGADPLLQATGGKLAEPNDPYQLTVEADRFGVAEYFVDEVRGALLLDQVPSDPVDGYLLPGPAVPLSASAGDGTASFDGERVRLEWNWKTEDAKSASGTRTLALGDIAGVEWHPAAGLENGCLRFTVRGADTKAPPKYDPNSVELWGFKKDPLMALVAAAVQVRLPHPAAAVQDRPPAGPAPAAAPDPGPEADHDALLRRLRELGELHREGVLTDEEFTLAKQAVLKRL, from the coding sequence ATGGCGGAAATCATCCAGCGAGACGGCACGTGGATCTTCGAAGGCGATGCTCTGCGGCTGACCCCCGGACGGGACAAGAACGTCGGCCTGCTGCGCCGGGCACTGGGTGAACTCACCGTTCCGCTCGGCGCGTTGGCGGGAGTCTCGCTGGAGCAGGGCAGGAAGGCCGGGCGGCTCAGACTCCGGCTGCGCGACGGCGCCGACCCGCTGCTCCAGGCGACGGGCGGCAAGCTCGCGGAGCCGAACGATCCGTATCAGCTCACGGTGGAGGCCGACCGTTTCGGCGTCGCCGAGTACTTCGTGGACGAGGTGCGGGGCGCGCTGCTCCTGGACCAGGTGCCGTCCGACCCGGTCGACGGCTATCTGCTGCCCGGTCCGGCGGTGCCGCTGTCCGCGTCCGCCGGTGACGGCACCGCGAGCTTCGACGGTGAACGCGTCCGCCTGGAGTGGAACTGGAAGACGGAGGACGCCAAGTCCGCTTCGGGCACCCGCACCCTCGCCCTCGGCGACATCGCGGGCGTCGAGTGGCACCCGGCGGCCGGGCTGGAGAACGGCTGTCTGCGCTTCACCGTGCGCGGCGCCGACACCAAGGCGCCGCCGAAGTACGACCCCAACTCCGTGGAGCTGTGGGGCTTCAAGAAGGACCCGCTGATGGCGCTGGTCGCGGCGGCCGTGCAGGTACGGCTGCCGCACCCGGCGGCGGCCGTGCAGGACCGGCCGCCCGCGGGGCCCGCGCCGGCCGCGGCCCCCGACCCCGGTCCCGAGGCCGACCACGACGCCCTCCTGCGCAGACTGCGCGAACTCGGCGAACTGCACCGGGAGGGCGTCCTGACGGACGAGGAGTTCACCCTGGCCAAGCAGGCGGTCCTCAAGCGCCTCTAG
- a CDS encoding beta-N-acetylhexosaminidase, translated as MRQHHRTPRLLGTLLLVAAAGISLAGAAPHNRAAAPLGRVVPAPASVHPGGSPYRITGDTRIRVDDSREARTVGAYLADILRPSTGYRLPVTTHGAGAIRLRLGGKGLGDEGYRLASAASGVTITAGRPAGLFHGVQTLRQLLPAAVEKDSVQHGPWLIAGGTIEDTPRYAYRGAMLDVSRHFFTVAQVERYIDELALYKVNKLHLHLSDDQGWRIAVDSWPRLAAHGGSTQVGGGHGGFYTKADYREIVRYASSRYLEVVPEIDMPGHTNAALASYAGLNCDGVAPPLYTGTDVGFSSLCVNKPLTYAFVDDVIRELAAITPGKYLHIGGDEAHSTSHADYVTFMDKVQPLVAKYGKKVMGWHQLTGATPAKGAIAQYWGLDDTGAEEKAQVAHAAQNGTGLVLSPADRLYLDMKYTADTPLGQDWAGLVEVRRAYDWDPGSYLPGVPATAVKGVEAPLWTETITDSADIDVMAFPRLPGAAELGWSPASTHDWDTYKVRLAAQGPRWDALGIGYYRSPQVPWPTR; from the coding sequence GTGAGACAGCACCACAGAACGCCCCGCCTTCTCGGTACGCTGCTGCTCGTGGCGGCGGCCGGTATCTCCCTCGCCGGCGCGGCACCGCACAACCGGGCCGCCGCACCGCTGGGCCGCGTCGTCCCGGCCCCCGCCTCCGTCCACCCGGGCGGATCCCCGTACCGCATCACCGGTGACACCCGCATCCGCGTCGACGACTCGCGCGAGGCCCGCACGGTCGGCGCGTACCTCGCGGACATCCTGCGGCCCTCCACCGGATACCGGCTGCCGGTCACCACGCACGGCGCGGGAGCGATCAGGCTCCGGCTCGGCGGCAAGGGGCTGGGCGACGAGGGCTACCGCCTCGCCAGCGCCGCGTCGGGCGTCACCATCACCGCCGGACGGCCCGCGGGCCTCTTCCACGGCGTCCAGACCCTGCGCCAACTGCTGCCCGCCGCCGTCGAGAAGGACTCCGTCCAGCACGGACCCTGGCTGATCGCCGGCGGCACCATCGAGGACACCCCGCGCTACGCCTACCGCGGCGCGATGCTCGACGTCTCCCGGCACTTCTTCACCGTCGCCCAGGTCGAGCGCTACATCGACGAACTGGCCCTCTACAAGGTCAACAAGCTGCATCTGCACCTGAGCGACGACCAGGGCTGGCGCATCGCCGTCGACTCCTGGCCCCGCCTTGCGGCCCACGGCGGCTCCACCCAGGTCGGCGGCGGACACGGCGGCTTCTACACGAAGGCCGACTACCGCGAGATCGTCCGGTACGCCTCCTCGCGCTATCTGGAGGTCGTCCCGGAGATCGACATGCCCGGACACACCAACGCCGCCCTCGCCTCGTACGCCGGGCTCAACTGCGACGGCGTCGCGCCGCCGCTCTACACCGGCACCGACGTCGGCTTCAGCTCGCTGTGCGTGAACAAGCCGCTGACGTACGCCTTCGTGGACGACGTGATCCGCGAGCTGGCCGCGATCACCCCGGGGAAGTACCTCCACATCGGCGGCGACGAGGCGCACTCCACCAGCCACGCCGACTACGTGACCTTCATGGACAAGGTGCAGCCCCTCGTCGCCAAGTACGGCAAGAAGGTGATGGGCTGGCACCAGCTCACCGGGGCGACCCCGGCGAAGGGAGCCATCGCCCAGTACTGGGGGCTCGACGACACCGGTGCCGAGGAGAAGGCGCAGGTCGCCCACGCCGCCCAGAACGGGACCGGGCTCGTGCTGTCGCCCGCGGACCGGCTCTACCTCGACATGAAGTACACCGCCGACACCCCGCTCGGCCAGGACTGGGCCGGTCTGGTGGAAGTGCGGCGGGCGTACGACTGGGACCCGGGCAGCTACCTTCCCGGCGTGCCCGCCACGGCCGTCAAGGGCGTCGAGGCGCCCCTGTGGACCGAGACGATCACCGACTCCGCCGACATCGACGTGATGGCCTTCCCGAGGCTGCCCGGAGCCGCCGAACTCGGCTGGTCGCCCGCGTCGACGCACGACTGGGACACCTACAAGGTGCGGCTCGCCGCCCAGGGGCCGCGCTGGGACGCCCTCGGCATCGGCTACTACCGCTCGCCCCAGGTCCCCTGGCCGACCCGCTAG
- a CDS encoding IucA/IucC family protein, translated as MTLAEDVAHLSPERWALANRLLVRKALAEFAHERLITPRSLPDGRYEVRSDDGDTSYRFTAVPRSLDHWQVAAESITRHRDGAELPLSALEFCIELKESLGLSDQVLPVYLEEISSTLSGTCFKLAKPRVPVRELAGAGFQAIETGMTEGHPCFVANNGRLGFGVREYLAYAPETASPVRLVWLAAHRSRAAFTAGAGIEYESFVRAELGDETVGRFARTLTGQGLDPEDYLLIPVHPWQWFNKLSVTFAAEVAERRLVCLGEGDDEYLAQQSIRTFFNTTNPEKHYVKTALSVLNMGFMRGLSAAYMEATPAINDWLAQLVENDPVLKSTGLTVIRERAAVGYRHLEYEAATDRYSPYRKMLAALWRESPVGSLQEGESLATMASLVHVDHEGASFAGALIERSGLTPVEWLRRYLRAYLTPLLHSFYAYDLAYMPHGENVILVLKDGAVRRAVYKDIAEEIVVMDPHAVLPPAVERIRVEVPDDQKLLSVFTDVFDCFFRFLAAQLAEEGVLGEEDFWRTVAESVRAYQEATPELDDRFRQYDLFAPEFALSCLNRLQLRDNRQMVDLADPSGALQLVGTLKNPIAGF; from the coding sequence ATGACCCTCGCCGAGGACGTCGCCCATCTCTCCCCCGAGCGCTGGGCCCTCGCCAACCGTCTCCTCGTCCGCAAGGCGCTCGCCGAGTTCGCCCACGAGCGGCTGATCACCCCGCGGAGCCTGCCGGACGGCCGGTACGAGGTGCGCTCCGACGACGGGGACACCAGCTACCGGTTCACCGCCGTGCCGCGTTCCCTCGACCACTGGCAGGTGGCCGCGGAGTCGATCACCCGGCACCGCGACGGCGCCGAACTCCCGCTGTCCGCGCTGGAGTTCTGCATCGAGCTGAAGGAGTCGCTCGGCCTGAGCGACCAGGTCCTGCCGGTCTACCTGGAGGAGATCTCCTCCACCCTCTCGGGCACCTGCTTCAAACTCGCCAAGCCGCGGGTCCCGGTCCGCGAGCTGGCCGGCGCCGGCTTCCAGGCCATCGAGACCGGCATGACCGAAGGGCACCCCTGCTTCGTCGCCAACAACGGGCGGCTCGGCTTCGGAGTGCGGGAGTACCTCGCCTACGCGCCCGAGACCGCGAGCCCGGTCCGGCTGGTGTGGCTGGCGGCCCACCGCTCCCGGGCCGCCTTCACGGCGGGAGCCGGCATCGAGTACGAGTCCTTCGTGCGCGCGGAGTTGGGCGACGAGACGGTCGGGCGGTTCGCCCGGACGCTGACCGGACAGGGTCTCGACCCCGAGGACTACCTGCTCATACCCGTCCACCCCTGGCAGTGGTTCAACAAGCTGTCCGTGACGTTCGCCGCCGAGGTCGCCGAGCGGCGCCTGGTCTGCCTCGGCGAGGGCGACGACGAGTACCTGGCGCAGCAATCCATCCGGACGTTCTTCAACACGACGAACCCGGAGAAGCACTATGTGAAGACGGCGCTGAGCGTCCTGAACATGGGGTTCATGCGCGGCCTGTCCGCCGCCTACATGGAGGCGACCCCGGCCATCAACGACTGGCTGGCCCAGCTCGTCGAGAACGACCCGGTGCTGAAGTCGACGGGTCTGACGGTCATCCGCGAGCGGGCGGCCGTCGGCTACCGGCACCTGGAGTACGAGGCGGCCACCGACCGCTACTCCCCGTACCGCAAGATGCTCGCCGCGCTGTGGCGCGAGAGCCCGGTCGGCTCGCTCCAGGAGGGCGAGAGCCTCGCGACGATGGCGTCCCTCGTCCATGTCGACCACGAGGGCGCCTCGTTCGCGGGCGCGCTGATCGAGCGGTCGGGCCTGACGCCGGTGGAGTGGCTGCGCCGCTATCTGCGCGCCTACCTCACCCCGCTCCTGCACAGCTTCTACGCGTACGACCTGGCCTACATGCCGCACGGCGAGAACGTCATCCTGGTCCTGAAGGACGGCGCCGTGCGGCGGGCGGTCTACAAGGACATCGCCGAGGAGATCGTGGTCATGGACCCGCACGCGGTGCTGCCGCCGGCGGTCGAGCGGATCCGGGTCGAAGTCCCCGACGACCAGAAGCTGCTGTCCGTCTTCACCGACGTCTTCGACTGCTTCTTCCGCTTCCTGGCAGCCCAGTTGGCGGAGGAGGGCGTCCTCGGCGAGGAGGACTTCTGGCGGACGGTCGCCGAGTCGGTGCGCGCCTATCAGGAGGCCACGCCCGAACTCGACGACAGGTTCCGGCAGTACGACCTGTTCGCGCCCGAGTTCGCGCTGTCCTGTCTCAACCGGCTCCAACTGCGCGACAACCGGCAGATGGTGGACCTGGCGGACCCCTCGGGCGCGCTGCAACTGGTCGGCACCCTGAAGAACCCGATCGCCGGGTTCTGA
- a CDS encoding GNAT family N-acetyltransferase: MTTATAIGAFTVRPLDPVEDAPLLHGWVTHPKAAFWMMQEAKLHDVEREYMAVAASEHHDAFLGLLDGEPVFLMERYDPAYVELVGLYEPEPGDVGMHFLVAPSDTPVHGFTRAVITAVMEYLFADPAALRVVVEPDVRNTAVHALNEAVGFVPEREIRKPEKQALLSFCTRERFAKAVAA, from the coding sequence ATGACCACCGCCACCGCCATCGGCGCCTTCACGGTCCGCCCCCTCGACCCCGTCGAGGACGCCCCGCTGCTGCACGGGTGGGTGACGCATCCCAAGGCCGCCTTCTGGATGATGCAGGAGGCGAAACTGCACGACGTGGAGCGCGAGTACATGGCCGTCGCCGCGAGCGAGCACCACGACGCGTTCCTCGGGCTGCTGGACGGCGAGCCCGTCTTCCTGATGGAGCGCTACGACCCGGCGTACGTCGAACTCGTCGGCCTGTACGAGCCGGAGCCGGGTGATGTCGGCATGCACTTCCTGGTGGCGCCGAGCGACACGCCCGTGCACGGCTTCACCCGGGCCGTGATCACCGCGGTGATGGAGTACCTGTTCGCCGACCCGGCGGCCCTCCGGGTGGTCGTGGAACCCGATGTGCGCAACACGGCCGTGCACGCCCTCAACGAGGCCGTCGGCTTCGTGCCCGAACGGGAGATCCGGAAGCCGGAGAAGCAGGCGCTGCTGAGCTTCTGCACCCGGGAGCGGTTCGCGAAGGCGGTGGCGGCATGA